From a single Lacerta agilis isolate rLacAgi1 chromosome 3, rLacAgi1.pri, whole genome shotgun sequence genomic region:
- the LOC117044632 gene encoding interferon-induced, double-stranded RNA-activated protein kinase-like, translating into MAKLNEYCQRNHLRLDYKDLGFVGPPHNPVGTDRDSSYNHAADKLANQLDAIQLNEAPPSSLASPKSPAVRPKKRETPLAPNFSKLNQKQSKYTINEKFLEDFEDIQKIKSGGYGTVFKAKHLIDRQLLAVKRVKLHLGEESEKEVQALANLDHEYIVRYYNCWIGKDNILSPEDSDSEQRVEADCLFIVMEYCEEGTLKNWISKENAKESYREDVKIKFQQIVEGVAYIHSKNLIHRDLKPINILMSRDNKIKIGDFGLVTTGVDDLSLQRTEKRGTPQYMAPEQEGNTYGKEVDIFPLGLILFEMLYTFQTDHEKHKIFKNIKEGKFPEPFTKEFPIEASLIKKLLSKEPSQRPSASDILRFLRKKQYSPHTC; encoded by the exons ATGGCGAAACTTAACGAGTATTGTCAGAGAAACCATTTGCGATTGGACTATAAGGATCTTGGTTTTGTTGGCCCACCTCATAATCCTGT TGGTACAGATCGTGATTCCAGTTATAACCATGCAGCTGACAAACTTGCTAATCAGCTTGATGCCATACAGCTCAATGAAGCTCCTCCATCATCTCTG GCAAGTCCCAAAAGTCCTGCTGTGAGACCTAAAAA AAGAGAGACGCCACTGGCACCGAACTTTTCAAAGCTGAATCAAAAGCAAAGCAAGTACACCATCAATGAAAA GTTTCTGGAAGATTTTGAAGATATACAGAAAATTAAATCTGGTGGATATGGAACCGTTTTCAAGGCAAAACATTTAATTGATCGTCAATTATTAGCTGTCAAACGAGTCAAGCTTCATCT agGAGAAGAATCAGAAAAGGAAGTACAAGCCTTAGCAAACCTTGATCATGAATATATTGTTCGATATTATAATTGTTGGATCGGGAAAGATAATATCCTATCGCCAGAGGATAGTGATAGTGAACAGAG ggtggAAGCCGACTGCCTTTTCATAGTGATGGAATATTGTGAAGAGGGAACCCTTAAAAATTGGATTAGTAAGGAAAATGCAAAGGAGAGCTATCGTGAAGATGTCAAAATTAAATTCCAGCAAATAGTGGAAGGGGTAGCATATATTCATTCTAAAAACTTAATTCATCGAGATCTCAAG ccaataaatatattaatgtctagagacaataaaataaaaatcggtGATTTTGGGCTGGTAACCACAGGTGTAGATGACCTTTCATTACAGCGGACAGAAAAGAGAGGAACACCACAATACATGGCTCCTGAACAG GAGGGGAACACTTACGGAAAGGAAGTGGATATCTTTCCGTTAGGAttaattttatttgaaatgctttacACATTCCAAACTGATCATGAGAAACACAAG ATATTCAAGAACATAAAAGAAGGCAAATTTCCAGAACCATTTACAAAGGAGTTTCCAATAGAG GCATCCCTAATTAAGAAACTCCTTTCAAAAGAGCCGTCTCAGAGACCATCGGCATCTGACATTTTGCgttttttaaggaaaaagcagTATAGCCCACACACTTGTTAA